ATTGCCTGAGCACCTGGAACGTCTCGTGCACCAGGTCGTGCTCTTCGATCGTGTCGAAGGCTTCTTCGCGCGCTACCAGCAGCGCGAACTTCGGCACCTTCCGCCGCAGCTTGGCTATGATTCGCTCCGAGGTCGCGGGTCCCACGCCGGGTAGGCTTGCTAGCACTTTGGCATCCTGTTCCTCGATCGCCGTAGCCACCTCGCGCACAGGCCGTACCATGGCCCGCAGGGCTTTCTTCACACCCACCCCGTCGACGGAACAGAACAGCTCGAAAAACTCGCGCTCGACCTCGCTCAGAAAGCCGATCAGGCGGGGCGTCATCCGTCCCTGCATTGGGTTGCCTTCTAGATAGTCGATCGTGTGCAAGCTGATTTCCTCGCCCACGCGATGCTGCAATTGCCGCCGCGCGAACTCGGGAATGAACACCTCGAAGTCAAAGGCGCCGAATCGCAGGTTGGCGACATCTTCGGAAACGGACAGCAGCTTCCCAGTTATTTTTGTGATCACAGGCGAGTCAGTTTCGTCAGGGTGTAGAGAAAGCTTAGGCGCGATACGCGTTCGGATCACGCACGACGCCGGGAGATCGCGGTCCATTCCGGCTGCGTGTAAAGATGGCATAGCGCCGCGGCCAAGGCATCGGCCACGTCGTGCGGTTCCGGCACCGTGGTTAGGCCCAACTCGCGAGCCACAGCGCGCTGCATTTGCGATTTCGACGCCCGGCCCGCCCCGGTCAGAGTTTTCTTGATGCGCGTGGCGCTATAGCTCACCACCGGAATGCTGGCTTGCGCGGCAGCCAGACAAATGACGCCGCGGGCGTGTCCCATCAAGATCGAGGTCCGCGGCCGCTTGTAGTGTGAATAGAGCTCTTCCAGTGACATGCAGCACGGGCCGAGCGAAGCGATCACTTCGGCCACGCCCTCGAAGATCTCGGCCACTCGCGCCGCCAGCGAGGTGCGCGTACGTCCGCGAATGACGCCAGCCTCGCACACCTTCGGCCCGCGCACTGCTATTTCGAGCACCGCGTAGCCCGTGGTGTTCAGGCCAGGGTCGATGCCAAGGACTCGCGGCGGAACGGAATTCACAGTCGCCATGCAAGACCTGCCAGGAAGCGCTCGACGAGAAGTGCGGAATGCTGAACGAAGAAAACAAACTGCCCACACGGCTCGAACAACGCGTTCATTCAGCGATCATCATCCCGCGTCCGTCGGTTGTGTGCCCGCCTTCATCATTTCTGCTGAATCGTCCAGCCGGTGCCGTCGGGGCGGTCTTCGAGCGTGACTCCGAGCCCTGCCAGGCGGTCGCGAATCTGGTCCGACATGGCAAAGTTCTTGGCCTTGCGCGATTCGGCCCGCACCGCGATCAAAAGCTCGATCAATTGGCTCGTCAGCCCGGCATCAGCCGGCGCGGCGGCGGCTGGCGGCGCGCGGAATAATCCCAGCGTGCCGGCCAATTCTCGCAAGATTCGCGCGCCTGCCTTTAGCGCAGCCACGGCCACGGCGCTCGACTTGCCGGCTCCTTCGAGATTCTCGGCATCGACAAACTTGTTCAGCGCCGTAACCAGCTCGTGCAGCACGCCGATGGCACCCCCGGTGTTGAAATCGTCGTCCATCGAAGCCAGGAAACGCTCGCGCAGCGTGGCGACGTCGGGTCGTGCGGCGTCCAGCGCCGCCGCATCGGCCGCAGTGCGCGATTTGGGGACTTCAACTTTGTAGAAGCTCTCGCCCGTCACGCGCTCGTAGCGCTGGAAAAAACGGTAGAACGTGGTTAGGCCCTTCTCGACTTCGGAAATGCGCTCGTCACTGAAGTCGATCGGTCGACGATAATGGGTCGACAGCAGGAAGAACCGAATCGTCTCGCCGGCGTAGTTTTTCAACAGATCGCGGAATGGGCTGGCGCCTTTGGACTTGCCGATCTTCCCCGATTCCTGCGCCGCCTGATCGCCGGCATCGATTTCGCGGGTGGCGCGGCCGCCGACTTTGCCGACCTCGTTCGAGGCTTGCATCAGGCCGTTGTGCATCCAGTACTTGGCCTGCGGCTTGCCGTGGGCGCACTCGCTCTGGGCAATTTCGTTCTCGTGATGCGGGAAGACCAGATCTAATCCCCCGCCGTGAATATCGAACGTCTCGCCGAGGATCTTGCGGCTCATGGCCGAGCACTCGATGTGCCAGCCCGGTCGCCCCTTGCCCCATGGGCTGTCCCATGACGGCTCACCCGGCTTGGCCCCTTTCCACAAGGCGAAGTCGGCCGCGGCCCGCTTGCGGCCCGCCATCTCGCCCCCGTCTCCGTGCATCGACTCGATCGAACGGTTGCTGAGCTTGCCGTAGTCCGCGTCGCGGGCCACGTCAAAATAGACATCTCCATCGGCCTGGTAGGCGTAACCCTTGTCGACCAGGGACTGGGTCAGGGCGATGATCTCGTCAATCGTCGCCGTGGCGCGGGGAAAATGATCCACCGTGTCGACGCCCATCGCCGCCAGGTTGTCCATGTAGTCGGCGATCATCTCTTCAGCCAACTGAGCCATGGTCATGCCACGATTCTTCGATTCGACAATCAACTTGTCGTCGACATCGGTGATGTTGACCACCCACGTGACGTGGTAGCCACAATACACCAGGTATCGCTTCACGGCATCGAAGATGACCGGTCCCACCATGTGTCCAATATGACTGGGCTTGTAGACCGTAGGCCCACACAGATAAATGCCCACCTTGCCGGGTACCACCGGGTCGAAGGGCTCTTTTGTCTTCGAGAGCGTGTTGTAGACGCGGATCGACATGGTGTTCGTGGAGGAAGTCTTGGGCTGGGAGGCGGTTTCGGTGGTCAGCATTGCTCGAGTAATACGACACACTCGGCCATGATGACTTCCCGCAGGCCGACAGGGCCAACGCCCTCGCCGGTTTTGGCTTTGACCCCAACGCAATTGGGCGGGATCGCAAGTAGGGAAGCTAGCCGCTGGCGTATCTGCTCCTTATAGGGTGACAGTTTCGGCCGCTCGATGAATACGATGCAGTCCAGATTCAGAATGCGGAAGCCGGCTGCCGTGACGCACGCTAATGCCTTGAGCAGCATCTCGGCCGAATCCCGCCCACGATTGGCCGGATCGGTATCGGGAAACAGCTCGCCAATATCCCCCAGGGCGGCGGCGCCGAGCAAGGCATCAGTGACAGCGTGCAGGAGCACGTCGGCATCGCTATGCCCAAACGCCCCGTGGTCGTGCGGGACATCGATTCCCCCCAGCCGTAGCGGCCCGCCCGGGACGAGCCGATGGGTGTCGTGGCCGATGCCGATTCGGGTGCCTGGCGTAGCTCGTTCTCCGCAAGCGGTTTAGGTGATTCTGCGCAACTGCCGCAAGTGGCGGATTATAGCGAAACAGCTCGGTTGGGACAACGCGAGCGAGGACGAGGCCAAGGGCTCGTTTGATGGCGCAATACGGAATTCGCCGGCAAAGGTATTCCTCCTCAAAACAGA
Above is a genomic segment from Pirellulales bacterium containing:
- the ruvA gene encoding Holliday junction branch migration protein RuvA, with amino-acid sequence MITKITGKLLSVSEDVANLRFGAFDFEVFIPEFARRQLQHRVGEEISLHTIDYLEGNPMQGRMTPRLIGFLSEVEREFFELFCSVDGVGVKKALRAMVRPVREVATAIEEQDAKVLASLPGVGPATSERIIAKLRRKVPKFALLVAREEAFDTIEEHDLVHETFQVLRQLGHSEAEARRLLDAALAGKKKYGDVQALLQAIYQQRLGK
- the cysS gene encoding cysteine--tRNA ligase; this encodes MLTTETASQPKTSSTNTMSIRVYNTLSKTKEPFDPVVPGKVGIYLCGPTVYKPSHIGHMVGPVIFDAVKRYLVYCGYHVTWVVNITDVDDKLIVESKNRGMTMAQLAEEMIADYMDNLAAMGVDTVDHFPRATATIDEIIALTQSLVDKGYAYQADGDVYFDVARDADYGKLSNRSIESMHGDGGEMAGRKRAAADFALWKGAKPGEPSWDSPWGKGRPGWHIECSAMSRKILGETFDIHGGGLDLVFPHHENEIAQSECAHGKPQAKYWMHNGLMQASNEVGKVGGRATREIDAGDQAAQESGKIGKSKGASPFRDLLKNYAGETIRFFLLSTHYRRPIDFSDERISEVEKGLTTFYRFFQRYERVTGESFYKVEVPKSRTAADAAALDAARPDVATLRERFLASMDDDFNTGGAIGVLHELVTALNKFVDAENLEGAGKSSAVAVAALKAGARILRELAGTLGLFRAPPAAAAPADAGLTSQLIELLIAVRAESRKAKNFAMSDQIRDRLAGLGVTLEDRPDGTGWTIQQK
- a CDS encoding crossover junction endodeoxyribonuclease RuvC; protein product: MATVNSVPPRVLGIDPGLNTTGYAVLEIAVRGPKVCEAGVIRGRTRTSLAARVAEIFEGVAEVIASLGPCCMSLEELYSHYKRPRTSILMGHARGVICLAAAQASIPVVSYSATRIKKTLTGAGRASKSQMQRAVARELGLTTVPEPHDVADALAAALCHLYTQPEWTAISRRRA
- the ispF gene encoding 2-C-methyl-D-erythritol 2,4-cyclodiphosphate synthase encodes the protein MGIGHDTHRLVPGGPLRLGGIDVPHDHGAFGHSDADVLLHAVTDALLGAAALGDIGELFPDTDPANRGRDSAEMLLKALACVTAAGFRILNLDCIVFIERPKLSPYKEQIRQRLASLLAIPPNCVGVKAKTGEGVGPVGLREVIMAECVVLLEQC